The Kribbella jejuensis genome segment GCCAGCCCGATCACCGCGAGCGAGGCCCCGGTACGGCTTGCGATCGTACGCACGAGCCGACATTGGGAACGGCTGGTGACGACGAGTGCCTGGTCACCGGCTCGCCGTGCCTCGCGAACGAGACTGCGTGAACCCCAGCCTGGTACGACGCACGTGCTGATGGAGATCGTGGGCGCGACCCGGCCGGCTCGACGTACGGCTGCTGCCACTTTCGCCTGCGCGTCAACTCGTCCTCGGAGTTCCACGGTCACGTTTCCGCCAGGATCCAGTAGGTAGGTCCAGGGGAAGGCGTACACGATCCGCAGGTCCGATCCGCGGGCCGCTGCCTCCGCCGCTGCCCACTCGAGCGCGTCGTTGTCGATCCTGGGGTTGTCGATCAGGACCACCACCGGACCGCTGTCGGGCGCTGTGGCCGTCGTCGCCGGACGCGGATGCGTGCCGGTGGTTTGCCGCAGATGCTTCATCAGCTACCTCCCTCAACAGCTCAACCGTCGCGCTGTGGCTGCGCGATCACACCAGGGAAAGACCCGGGTCCAGTACGGGCCGGTACGTCGCCGCCCCCAGGCCAGTGGGTTCGGTACACGCCCGTGGTTGGACCCGTGACTTCGCCGGGCGCGGTGGTGGGCTTGTCACGCAATCGTGGGAGACACCAATCGGATATGAGGAGCAGGACAAATGACCACGATTCAGATGCACGCGAACACCACCGCTACCCCGGAGCAGTTCATCGAAGGGCTGACCGACTTCGGACCTGGTCGGGCCGAGCTGTTCGGGAACAGTGCCGACAGCGACCTGGTGGTGCACGACAAGGGTGTCGATCACGCCGACGTGACCGAGGGCTCGGGAGGTGTCTGGGAGCGGCTGAGCTACGACTGGTCGAACCCGCACCGGGTAGTACTGACGACCACCGACTCGAACGCCTGGGGCGGCAAGTCAGGTCACGTCTACAACCTGACACCGCGGGCGGACGGGACGACGGACATCGACTACACAGTCGTCCGGGACGGCAAGAACCTCCGCGGACGCTTGTTCGCGGCGCTGTTCGCCACGGTCGGTAAGGGAGTGCTGGTGAAGGCTTTCCGGAATTCGGTGCGCGCGATCGAGCAGAGGTCCTGAGCGCAGCCCGCGACGGCAGCTCGTCTGCTGAAACAAGTAGAAGGAGAAGAGAAATGGCAACTGAGCACCCTGAGACCCGGCCTGACCAGGTGGTCGAGGAGAAGATCGAGACGCTACGGAGACTGTTCGCCGATGCACCCGAGGTCGGGAAGAAGGCGCTGGACAGAGTACTGAGCAGGCTCGCGTCCGATGCGTCCAGCGCGCCGCCACCACCGGTGCAGAGCGCCGGCCGGATCGGTAGCCGGCTGGGCAAGGTCTCGGAGCTGACGATCATCGATTCCGCCTGGGAGGGCTGGCCGGGGATCCGTAGCCCGGAGGCCAAGGACTATCTGGCGAAGTACCAGGTCAGTGCGGAGGGCTGGTACGTCGCGAACGACCTGACGGTGGCCGAGACGCGGCGGTTGCGCCGGATCGGTGAAGCCGTCGACGAGTTCCTGGACAAGATCGGGGACTAGCGTCATGGCATCACGCCGTGCTGTCACCGTAGAGCTCGAGGACATCCAGGCGACGGTACTGCGGTACCGGCCGGAGCCGTACTACGGCACCCATGTGATGCTGCACGTCGACGACGCGCGGTCCGGGCGGGAGTTCCTGCGCGATCTCACGCCGTACATCGAATCTGCTGCCGACTGGTGGCAGGCGGACGGACCGTGGATCGCCGTGGCGGTGACGTACGCCGGGCTGGGAGCCCTTGGCGTACCGGACGAATCGCTCGTGAGCTTCCCGGAGGCGTTCCGGGTGGGAATGGCGGCCCGCGCGACCGAGCTCCGCGACCGCGGCGTCAACGATCCTCGGAACTGGGAGGCGATGTTCGGACCTGGTGTCATTCACGTCGGCGTCAGCGTCTTCGGCAACTCCGAAGAAGGTTGGCGCCGCGCGATGAACGCGGCCCAGCGGCACTATGCCGGACGCCCGGGCATCACTGTCGTGGCGACGCAGGACTTCGGGGCACAGCCCGGTGATCTCAACCCGCTCGGGTACCGGGACTCGATCGGGCAACCGGCTGTCGAGGGAAGCGGCGTGGATCCGCTTCCCGGCCAGGGACCCGCTATCAAGGCCGGTGAGTTCGTGCTCGGCTACCCCGGCGAATCCGGCGTACCGCTGCCGGCGCCCGTCCCGGCGGTTCTCGGGCGCAACGGTACGTATGTGGCGCTGCGCAAGTATCAGTCCCGCGTCGGAGCGTTCAATCGTTTTCTGCGCGCGAACGCTCGGACTGAGCAGGACCGAGAGCTGCTGGCAGCCAAGTTGGTGACCAGGACGGCTACCGCGTGCCGCGGGGCGCGCATATGCGCCGGATGAATCCACGCGACACCAAGATGCCGGTGCTTGCCGATGTCAACGTCCACCGGGTCATCCGGCGCAGCACAACCTTTGGCGCCCCCTACGATCCGCAGGCGCTCTCCGAGCGGGACGACGAGACGCCGCGCGGCCTGTACTTCTTGTTCATCAGCGCAAAAGCGATGGCGACGTTGGAGTTCCTGCAGCAGGAGTGGATCAACAACGGCAATTTCATGAGCCTCGGCGACGAGCGCGATCCGAACGTCGGCGTGCAGGAGCCCGGCGCGAGTTTCACGATCCCGCGCGAGCCGGTCCGGCATCGGCTTCACGGGATCGAGACGTTCAACGTGTTGCGCGGCGGCGAGTACTTCTTCCTGCCGTCCCTGTCGGCGTTGCGCTGGCTCGGGGAGGAACGATGATCCCGGTACTCGACCAGGGAGTGACACGGGCGCGATCGGTGCCGCGACCGAGGACTGTGGGCGGTATGAAGATCGCAACCATGCCCGACGCCCGGTTCCGTACTGTCGACGGTGTCCGGGTTCGCTACGCCGACAGCGAAGGTTCACTCGAGCCGACCATCCTCCTGACCAGCCCGTGGCCGGAGAGCCTGTATGCGTTCGCGCCGATCTGGGAGACGCTCTCCGCACGGGCCCGGGTGATCGGGGTGGACCTGCCGGGCTTCGGACAGTCCGAACGGCGTGCCGACCTGATGTCGCCGCGCGCCATGGGCGGGTTCCTGATCCGTCTGATCAAGGATCTGGGACTCGACCGGCCGTACGTGGTGGCGCCGGACGTCGGGACGGCCGCGGCGCTGTTCGCGGCCGCGGACCATCCTGGACAGCTTGCGGGCGTCGTGGTCGGCGCGGGCGGTGTGGCCGTCCCGTTGCAGCTTGGTGATCCGCTCAGGTCCTGGGTGCTTGATCCTGATCTGGAGAAGTACCGGCACGTGGACCCACAGGTCGTGGTCAACACCGCGATGGACACGCATGCTCACGACATACCGGACGAGATCCGAGCCGACTACCTGACGTCGTACGAGGGCGACCGCTTCTACGAGTCGCTGGCCTATGTACGGCGATATCCCGAAGAGCTCCCAGTGCTGGCAGAGCTCTTGTCGACGATCGCGATTCCGGTCACCGTCATCGGCGCCGTGAACGACCGCGTCGTACCGCTGGCCAACGCCGAGTTCCTGGCCGAGCGGCTCCCGGACAACCGGCTCGTGGTGCTGGAGTCCGGCCATTTCGCGTGGGAGGACACCCCGGCCGACTACGCGGCGATCGTCCTCGACGCGCTGGAGAACTAGTACGAAGGTGGGTGGACCCAGATGGCGGGATTCGACTACGACGTGCTGATCGTCGGCTCCGGGTTCGGCGGTAGCGTGGCCGCGCTGCGGGCCGCGGAGAAGTTCCTTTAAGGAGCAGCATCATGAGTCTCACCCCGTTGGGCGCCGTCGCCCGCGGCCTGGTTGCCGGCACGGTCGGGACGATGGCCATGGACACTCTGCTGTACGCGGAGTACCGATCCGGCGGCGGCAAGAGCCCGTTCCGTCGGTGGGAGTTCTCGGCGGATATCGAGAGCTGGGAGCAGGCACCGGCGCCCGCCCAGGTCGGCCGACGACTGTTCGAGGGCCTGCTCCAACGTAAGCTGCCCGACAGCCGGGCCGGGCTGGTCAACAACGTCACCCACTGGGCATTCGGAATCCTGAACGGTGCCGCGTACGGCGTCCTCGCCGGATCCGCGCCGGAGCCACCTCAGCGCGCACCTCGTCTACGGTCTGACCACTGCAGCGGCCTTCCGGCTCGTCCGGGGTAGGAAGCGCTGAGACAACCGATCCACCAATCAGGGCTGGTCAGCCGTTGCGCGGCGCGTTGCGGACAGCGAATCGGGGTGCCAGCCTGATCCTGCGTGCACAGGCGCCCGGGTGGACCGGTCGTTCCCGATGGGGCGGAGGGAGCATGGCCGAGCTGGAATTGCGCGGACGGCGGCAGGAGCGCGCTGCCCTGGAGCAGTTGCTCGCGGCCGCGCGGTCGGGGCGCAGCGACGTTGTGGTGCTGCGCGGCGAGGCCGGTGTCGGCAAGTCGGCGTTGCTGGACGCGCTATCGGCCGGAGCGCGCGATTGCCACGTCTCCCGGACCACCGGAGTCGAGTCCGAGATGGAGCTCGCCTACGCGGGCCTTCACCAGCTCTGCCGGCCGTTCCTGGACCGGATGAACCACCTCCCGCCACCACAGCAGGAAGCTCTCGGTACGGCGCTCGGTCTGCGGAGCGGTTCGCCTCCGGATCGCTTCCTCATCGGCCTCGCCGTCCTGAATCTGCTGTCCGATGCGGCCGGCAGCAAGCCGGTGCTGTGTGTCGTCGACGACGCGCAGTGGGTCGATCTGATGTCCGCACGGATTCTCGCGTTCGTCGCCCGGCGGCTCGAGGCGGAGTCCGTAGTCATGGTCTTCGCCGTGCGTGACGGACTGGATCACCAGTTCGGCGGCCTGGCCGAGCTGGAGATCCGGGGTCTCGACGACGCCGACGCCCGGGCGTTGCTGGAGTCGGTGTTGCCCGGCCCGATCGACCCGCGGGTACGGGACCGGATCGTGGCAGAGACGCACGGCAACCCGCTGGCACTGCTCGAGCTGCCCCGGACCTGGACGGCCGCGGAACTCACCGACCGCCTCGGCGCGGGGACCCTGACCAGCCGGATCGAGGACAGCTTCGTACGGCGACTCGAAGCGCTGCCGGCAGACACCAGGCTGCTGCTCCTGGTGGCAGCCGCGGAACCGCTCGGGGACGCGACGTTGCTGTGGCGAGCCGCCGAGGTACTCGGGCTGGGGGCGGATCCGGCGGCCTCGGCGATCGAGTCCGGGCTGATCACGTTCGGCGAGCACATCCGGTTCCGGCATCCGCTGGTGCGCTCGGCGGCGTACCGGATGGCCTCGCCGCAGGACCGCCAGGCGGTGCACACGGCGCTGGCGGAGGTCACCGATCCGGCCCTCGACCCGGACCGGCGTGCTTGGCATCGCGCCCAAGCGACGGCGCGTCCCGACGAGGACGTGGCGGCCGACCTGGAACGGTCCGCGCAGCGGGCGCAGGCACGCGGTGGCTTCTTCGCAGCTGGGTCGTTCCTGCAACGCTCTGCCGAGCTGACGCCCGACCCGTCTCGCCGGGCCGACCGGGCGCTGGCTGCGGCCGTCGCCAAGCGCAGCGCGGGCGCGCTCGACGCGGCCCGGGAGTTGCTGGGCGGTGTGCTTGCGGGTCCGCCCGACCCGGTACGCACGGCCGACGCCGAACGACTCCGCGGTCAGATCGCGTTCGACCACGGCCGCGCCCGCGAGGCGGCACGGACGTTACTCGATGCGGCACGGCAGCTCGATCCGCACGACCCGGTCCGGGCACGTCCCATCTATCTCGAGGCCATGTCGGCGGCGATCTGGGCCAGCGGTCCGGAGATTCCGGGCATCCTCTCCTACGCCGCATCAGCGGCGCCTCCTCCGGCCGAATGGGAACCGCCGGCCGACCTGCTGCTCCAGGCCCTCGCTGCGCGGATCACCCGCGGCTACACCGCGGCTGCGCCGCAGCTCGTCGCAGCACTGGAGCAAGCCCGACGCGCCGACATCGCGGCGGAGGACGTCGGCA includes the following:
- a CDS encoding universal stress protein, producing the protein MKHLRQTTGTHPRPATTATAPDSGPVVVLIDNPRIDNDALEWAAAEAAARGSDLRIVYAFPWTYLLDPGGNVTVELRGRVDAQAKVAAAVRRAGRVAPTISISTCVVPGWGSRSLVREARRAGDQALVVTSRSQCRLVRTIASRTGASLAVIGLADQQAAGSSAGRVVVDGGSLAATAFGFQSARRRASGITIVGTVQRDELSVWRKFFPGVDVRQRRTPDPTAGILLAESLGAALTVVARDHDGSSAYDVLRLAPGPVVLVGSGPRYRTRR
- a CDS encoding FAD-binding protein, which gives rise to MAGFDYDVLIVGSGFGGSVAALRAAEKFL
- a CDS encoding alpha/beta fold hydrolase, which codes for MKIATMPDARFRTVDGVRVRYADSEGSLEPTILLTSPWPESLYAFAPIWETLSARARVIGVDLPGFGQSERRADLMSPRAMGGFLIRLIKDLGLDRPYVVAPDVGTAAALFAAADHPGQLAGVVVGAGGVAVPLQLGDPLRSWVLDPDLEKYRHVDPQVVVNTAMDTHAHDIPDEIRADYLTSYEGDRFYESLAYVRRYPEELPVLAELLSTIAIPVTVIGAVNDRVVPLANAEFLAERLPDNRLVVLESGHFAWEDTPADYAAIVLDALEN
- a CDS encoding ATP-binding protein, with the protein product MAELELRGRRQERAALEQLLAAARSGRSDVVVLRGEAGVGKSALLDALSAGARDCHVSRTTGVESEMELAYAGLHQLCRPFLDRMNHLPPPQQEALGTALGLRSGSPPDRFLIGLAVLNLLSDAAGSKPVLCVVDDAQWVDLMSARILAFVARRLEAESVVMVFAVRDGLDHQFGGLAELEIRGLDDADARALLESVLPGPIDPRVRDRIVAETHGNPLALLELPRTWTAAELTDRLGAGTLTSRIEDSFVRRLEALPADTRLLLLVAAAEPLGDATLLWRAAEVLGLGADPAASAIESGLITFGEHIRFRHPLVRSAAYRMASPQDRQAVHTALAEVTDPALDPDRRAWHRAQATARPDEDVAADLERSAQRAQARGGFFAAGSFLQRSAELTPDPSRRADRALAAAVAKRSAGALDAARELLGGVLAGPPDPVRTADAERLRGQIAFDHGRAREAARTLLDAARQLDPHDPVRARPIYLEAMSAAIWASGPEIPGILSYAASAAPPPAEWEPPADLLLQALAARITRGYTAAAPQLVAALEQARRADIAAEDVGSWLWLAGNRVSGIVAVEVWDLDAALELAMRQDRIARESGALIQLQFALNFRANIVCLTGDLSAVAGFVEEERQIAAATGNRPLGVGELLLEAYRGNESTTAALIDATVREARQQSQGRMAAFATYANAVLHNGLGRYEVGRDAALQVFEQDVVGYDVLVIGELMEAASRTGDTKLVETALAWLTERVAVTPTDWGSGMEARARALLSDDEDAYLRSIEHLSRTRNRVETARAHLLYGEWLRRDGRRVDAREQLRTAYEELDEMGLGGFAERARHELLATGETARKRVPGTMNDLTAQEVQIAELARDGLTNPEIAAQLFISPRTVEWHLRKTFSKLGIKSRRQLRTALASTA